One segment of Nitrospirota bacterium DNA contains the following:
- a CDS encoding outer membrane beta-barrel protein, producing the protein MKVWRLGLGICGLLWAISSVGQVWAEEAVAPASSAQGDAAIQRLFPQSWPISVRGWVDGGYTFNGSSPTSHFNGPYNAVDRDRPQLNQLYLVVEKTLRGTSGIDVGGRVDAMYGYDYFLTQSNGIERNQSGSPKWNHEQHGVALPQMYAEAGNQTFSVKAGHFYTIVGYEGVPAPANFFYSKSYSYQFAGPFTHWAAWPRGM; encoded by the coding sequence ATGAAGGTGTGGAGATTGGGACTGGGAATCTGTGGGTTGCTCTGGGCGATCAGTAGCGTCGGCCAGGTTTGGGCGGAGGAGGCTGTTGCGCCGGCTTCATCGGCTCAAGGGGATGCGGCGATTCAGCGGCTCTTTCCTCAGAGTTGGCCGATCTCGGTGCGGGGCTGGGTCGATGGAGGTTATACGTTCAACGGTTCGAGCCCGACGTCGCATTTCAACGGGCCCTACAACGCGGTGGATCGCGATAGGCCGCAACTGAACCAGTTGTATCTCGTGGTGGAGAAGACGTTGCGCGGCACGAGCGGCATCGATGTGGGGGGCCGGGTCGACGCGATGTATGGGTATGATTACTTCCTGACTCAGAGCAACGGGATCGAACGGAATCAGTCCGGTTCCCCCAAGTGGAATCACGAACAGCATGGAGTCGCGCTTCCGCAGATGTATGCCGAGGCGGGGAATCAGACATTTTCGGTGAAGGCGGGACATTTCTATACGATTGTCGGGTACGAAGGGGTGCCGGCGCCCGCGAATTTCTTTTATTCGAAATCGTACTCGTATCAATTTGCCGGTCCGTTCACCCATTGGGCGGCCTGGCCACGTGGAATGTGA
- a CDS encoding outer membrane beta-barrel protein, translating into MNGWDSFDRRSDKPAYVMKASYTTSDKFLSASLAMITGEEPTAVAAKTEQRTRYSAIVSVHPTDDLEYVFHHHYAYQEDGKVGGGTARWYGIDQYLYYRLHQKVKAGLRFEWFRDEAGTRVGGSPDRGNPNLAPFAGSFYSLTGGVNYYAHSNITIRPEIRYDWFTGGRNPYNDGHNDNQLLVAINATLQF; encoded by the coding sequence GTGAACGGCTGGGACTCGTTCGATCGTCGAAGCGACAAGCCTGCCTATGTCATGAAGGCCAGCTACACCACGAGTGATAAGTTTTTGTCGGCCTCGTTGGCCATGATTACGGGCGAAGAGCCGACGGCTGTTGCAGCGAAGACCGAGCAGCGGACTCGTTATAGCGCCATCGTTTCCGTCCATCCCACCGACGATTTGGAATATGTATTTCACCATCATTATGCCTATCAGGAAGATGGAAAAGTCGGTGGAGGCACTGCGCGTTGGTATGGCATCGATCAGTACCTCTATTATCGGCTCCATCAAAAAGTAAAGGCCGGTCTCCGGTTCGAGTGGTTCCGGGATGAAGCCGGGACGAGAGTCGGGGGCTCCCCAGACCGGGGAAACCCCAATCTCGCCCCGTTCGCCGGCAGTTTCTATTCCCTCACCGGCGGGGTGAACTACTACGCTCATTCGAATATCACCATTCGTCCTGAAATCCGGTACGACTGGTTTACGGGTGGGCGGAATCCGTACAACGACGGACACAACGACAATCAGCTCCTTGTGGCGATCAATGCCACTCTCCAGTTTTAG